In one window of Fictibacillus phosphorivorans DNA:
- the dnaB gene encoding replicative DNA helicase produces the protein MSDLFADRIPPQNIEAEQAVLGAIFLEPEALITASEILLPEDFYRATHQRIYRVMLDLNAKGEPVDLITVTSELQDKNQLDEVGGLSFLTELADSSPTAANIEYYSKIVEEKSLLRRLIRTATDITANSYAREEEVEAILNEAEKSILEVANRKNTSAFTAIKDVLVHAYDNIEALHNRKGDITGIPTGFNDLDRMTAGFQRNDLIIVAARPSVGKTAFALNIAQNVATKTDENVAIFSLEMGAEQLVMRMLCAEGNLDAQRLRTGSLLPEDWQKLTMAMGSLSAAGIYIDDTPGIRINDIRAKCRRLKQEKGLGMILIDYLQLIMGSGKSGENRQQEVSEISRSLKALARELEVPVIALSQLSRGVESRQDKRPMMSDIRESGSIEQDADIVAFLYRDDYYDKETEAKNIIEIIIAKQRNGPTGTVELAFVKEYNKFVNLDRRHDESAIPPGA, from the coding sequence ATGAGTGATTTATTTGCTGACCGTATACCGCCGCAGAATATTGAAGCGGAGCAGGCTGTTCTTGGTGCGATCTTTTTAGAGCCCGAAGCTCTTATTACGGCATCTGAGATTCTGCTTCCGGAAGATTTTTACCGTGCGACTCATCAAAGAATCTATCGCGTGATGCTCGATCTGAACGCAAAAGGTGAGCCTGTCGATCTGATCACGGTTACGTCAGAGCTCCAGGACAAGAATCAGCTGGATGAAGTCGGCGGCTTATCCTTTTTAACAGAGTTGGCGGATAGTTCTCCAACTGCTGCGAACATCGAGTATTACAGCAAGATCGTTGAAGAGAAATCTCTGCTGCGTCGTTTGATTCGTACAGCGACTGATATTACCGCGAACAGCTATGCGCGTGAAGAAGAAGTAGAGGCAATCTTAAACGAAGCGGAGAAGTCGATCTTAGAAGTAGCGAACCGTAAGAACACGAGTGCTTTTACAGCGATTAAGGATGTTTTGGTACATGCTTACGACAACATCGAAGCTCTTCATAACCGTAAAGGTGATATTACGGGGATACCGACGGGCTTTAATGACCTCGACCGTATGACGGCTGGGTTTCAGCGAAATGATCTCATCATCGTTGCGGCCCGTCCATCCGTAGGTAAAACCGCGTTTGCTTTGAACATCGCACAAAACGTTGCGACAAAAACAGATGAGAACGTGGCGATCTTTAGTCTAGAGATGGGTGCTGAGCAGCTGGTCATGCGTATGCTTTGTGCAGAGGGAAATTTAGATGCACAGCGCCTTCGTACAGGGTCGTTGTTACCTGAAGACTGGCAGAAGCTTACGATGGCTATGGGAAGCTTGTCAGCGGCAGGTATCTATATCGATGATACACCGGGTATTCGTATTAACGATATCCGTGCGAAATGCCGTCGTCTGAAGCAGGAGAAAGGCCTAGGAATGATTTTGATCGATTACCTGCAGCTCATTATGGGTAGCGGGAAATCAGGCGAAAACCGCCAACAGGAGGTTTCTGAGATCTCTCGTTCCCTTAAAGCACTTGCGCGTGAGCTGGAAGTGCCGGTTATTGCCCTTTCACAGCTATCTCGTGGAGTTGAATCTCGTCAAGATAAGCGTCCGATGATGTCTGATATTCGTGAATCAGGTTCCATCGAGCAGGATGCCGATATCGTAGCCTTTTTGTATCGTGATGATTATTACGACAAAGAAACAGAAGCGAAGAACATCATCGAGATCATCATCGCTAAGCAGCGTAACGGTCCAACAGGAACGGTAGAGCTCGCTTTCGTAAAAGAATATAACAAGTTCGTTAACCTGGACAGGCGGCACGACGAGAGTGCCATACCGCCAGGCGCATAA
- the yycF gene encoding response regulator YycF: MDKKILVVDDEKPIADILQFNLEKEGFTVSCAYDGINALEKVEKEKPDMILLDIMLPLKDGMEVCREIRKKYDMPIIMLTAKDSEIDKVLGLELGADDYVTKPFSTRELIARVKANLRRHQQESEREVDENNEITIGSLTIHPDAYIVTKRGETIELTHREFELLHYLAKHIGQVMTREHLLQTVWGYDYFGDVRTVDVTVRRLREKVEDNPSHPLWIITRRGVGYYLRNPDQE, encoded by the coding sequence ATGGATAAGAAAATTCTCGTTGTGGATGATGAAAAACCCATTGCAGATATTCTGCAGTTTAATCTTGAAAAAGAAGGCTTTACTGTAAGCTGCGCGTATGATGGCATCAACGCGTTAGAAAAAGTAGAAAAAGAGAAGCCGGATATGATTTTACTAGACATCATGCTTCCTCTAAAAGACGGTATGGAAGTTTGTCGTGAGATTCGCAAAAAGTACGATATGCCTATCATCATGCTTACAGCGAAAGACTCTGAAATTGATAAAGTATTAGGCTTAGAGCTTGGTGCGGACGATTATGTGACGAAGCCGTTCAGCACTCGTGAACTAATCGCACGTGTGAAGGCTAACTTGCGCCGTCATCAACAGGAATCTGAGCGTGAAGTCGATGAGAACAATGAGATCACGATCGGTTCTCTTACGATTCATCCGGATGCTTATATCGTGACCAAACGTGGGGAGACGATTGAGTTAACACATCGTGAATTTGAGTTGCTGCATTATTTAGCAAAACATATCGGACAAGTGATGACGCGTGAACACTTGCTTCAAACGGTATGGGGATATGATTATTTTGGTGATGTAAGAACAGTCGATGTTACTGTACGTCGTCTTCGTGAAAAAGTAGAAGACAATCCAAGTCACCCATTATGGATCATCACAAGACGTGGAGTGGGGTATTACTTAAGAAATCCTGATCAGGAGTAG
- a CDS encoding UPF0158 family protein — protein sequence MLIEKLMVAYMDTKDNHIYYLDKNEQTILLDAIEPGGLPNLEFLDAEEPERFIEIPKVMSVESFSWMVEFESFHQNSELLHALNEDEPFEHFTKKVSELNLHETWQTFQKDKVKSRIELWLTENKIKEIQKQPE from the coding sequence TTGCTTATCGAAAAACTAATGGTGGCTTATATGGATACAAAAGATAACCACATCTATTATTTAGATAAAAATGAACAAACGATATTGCTCGATGCGATTGAGCCTGGTGGTCTCCCCAACCTAGAATTTCTAGATGCAGAAGAGCCAGAACGATTTATAGAGATTCCAAAAGTGATGAGTGTAGAATCTTTCAGCTGGATGGTTGAATTTGAGAGCTTCCATCAAAACAGCGAACTGCTTCACGCATTAAATGAGGATGAGCCTTTTGAACATTTTACCAAAAAAGTGAGTGAACTGAATCTGCATGAAACATGGCAGACGTTTCAAAAAGACAAAGTGAAAAGCAGAATAGAATTGTGGTTAACCGAAAATAAAATCAAAGAAATACAAAAGCAGCCGGAATAA
- a CDS encoding adenylosuccinate synthase has protein sequence MSSVVVVGTQWGDEGKGKITDYLSEKAEVVARYQGGNNAGHTIVFEGKKYKLHLIPSGIFYKDKICVIGNGMVVDPKAVLEELAYLHSHGVSTDNLRISNRAHVILPYHLRQDILEEESKGANKIGTTKKGIGPAYMDKAARIGIRIADLLDREEFEEKLERNLAEKNRLFERIYESEGFTKEEILDEYYEYGQQIKKYVVDTSVVLNDALDDGRRVLFEGAQGVMLDIDQGTYPFVTSSNPIAGGVTIGSGVGPSKINHVVGVSKAYTTRVGDGPFPTELHDEVGNQIREVGREYGTTTGRPRRVGWFDAVVVRHARRVSGITDLSLNSIDVLTGIETLKICVAYKYKGELTYEFPASLKELAQCEPVFEEMPGWTEDITGVKDLGELPENARHYVERISQVTGIPLSIFSVGPDRAQTNMVRGVFA, from the coding sequence ATGTCATCAGTAGTAGTAGTAGGAACACAATGGGGAGATGAAGGAAAAGGTAAGATTACCGATTATCTCTCAGAAAAAGCAGAAGTAGTAGCTCGATACCAAGGCGGAAACAACGCTGGTCATACAATCGTATTTGAAGGAAAGAAGTATAAGCTTCACCTTATTCCATCTGGAATCTTTTATAAAGATAAAATCTGCGTGATCGGAAACGGAATGGTTGTCGATCCGAAAGCCGTTCTTGAAGAACTTGCTTACCTTCACAGCCACGGAGTAAGTACGGACAACCTTCGTATCTCTAACCGTGCGCACGTCATCCTTCCTTATCACCTTCGTCAAGATATCTTAGAGGAAGAGAGCAAGGGAGCGAACAAGATCGGTACAACGAAAAAAGGAATCGGTCCTGCTTACATGGATAAAGCAGCTCGTATCGGAATCCGTATCGCTGACCTTTTAGATCGTGAAGAATTTGAAGAGAAGTTAGAGCGCAACTTGGCGGAAAAGAACCGTTTATTCGAACGCATCTACGAATCAGAAGGATTTACAAAAGAAGAGATCTTAGATGAGTATTACGAGTACGGTCAACAAATTAAAAAATATGTAGTCGATACATCAGTTGTTCTAAACGATGCATTAGACGATGGCCGTCGCGTGCTTTTTGAAGGTGCACAAGGTGTAATGCTTGATATCGACCAAGGAACATATCCTTTCGTAACGTCATCAAACCCTATCGCAGGTGGAGTAACGATCGGTTCTGGTGTTGGTCCGTCTAAGATCAACCATGTTGTAGGTGTTTCAAAAGCCTATACAACACGTGTTGGTGATGGTCCTTTCCCAACTGAGCTTCATGATGAAGTAGGTAACCAAATTCGTGAAGTTGGCCGTGAGTACGGTACAACGACAGGACGTCCGCGCCGTGTAGGTTGGTTTGACGCAGTAGTAGTGCGTCATGCTCGTCGTGTTTCAGGTATCACGGATCTTTCTTTGAACTCAATCGACGTTTTAACAGGTATTGAAACGTTAAAGATCTGTGTAGCTTACAAATACAAAGGTGAACTAACGTATGAATTCCCAGCGAGCCTTAAAGAGCTTGCTCAATGTGAGCCGGTATTCGAAGAAATGCCAGGTTGGACAGAAGATATTACAGGTGTGAAGGATCTTGGTGAGCTTCCAGAAAACGCGCGTCATTATGTAGAGCGTATCTCGCAAGTGACTGGTATCCCACTTTCTATCTTCTCTGTTGGACCAGATCGTGCACAAACAAATATGGTACGTGGCGTGTTTGCTTAA
- a CDS encoding two-component system regulatory protein YycI yields MNWQRTKSIFILTFLVLNLFLGYQLYLKNDINNISRLTDQPLEERLANNEISLSEKLPKYKEKQTLISAQRYKFSEEEKKSPAKNVSLDKASTDITLHYDLSKPMDLPKKDTKDLISELNQFVEENITRGKEYAFYEWDKKSNVIWFTQVYQEKKVFYNPTNFGIVSEGKDFDVPNGMIMFKLDDKGNLTNFTQTYLFITRQGAFQQIISPSKALEKLLETNLQKGDHIQKVELGHYSLVGEGEVQVYTPTWFIETKDGQYLVNATDSSIQVLTEKAE; encoded by the coding sequence TTGAATTGGCAACGAACAAAAAGCATTTTTATCCTTACCTTTCTTGTCTTAAACCTATTCTTGGGGTATCAGCTTTATCTAAAGAATGATATCAATAATATTTCGAGGCTGACCGATCAGCCATTAGAAGAGCGGTTAGCGAACAATGAAATATCTCTTTCGGAAAAGCTGCCTAAATATAAAGAAAAGCAAACTTTGATCAGTGCACAGCGTTACAAGTTCTCTGAAGAAGAGAAGAAATCTCCTGCAAAGAACGTATCACTGGATAAGGCTAGCACAGACATCACTCTTCACTATGATCTTAGTAAACCGATGGATCTGCCTAAAAAGGATACGAAAGATCTAATCTCAGAGCTTAATCAATTTGTAGAAGAGAACATTACCCGCGGGAAAGAGTACGCTTTTTATGAGTGGGATAAAAAAAGCAATGTGATCTGGTTTACGCAAGTCTATCAAGAGAAGAAAGTCTTCTATAATCCTACTAATTTTGGCATTGTTTCTGAGGGAAAAGATTTTGATGTGCCGAACGGGATGATTATGTTCAAGCTTGATGACAAGGGGAACCTTACTAATTTTACACAGACCTATCTCTTTATTACGAGACAGGGAGCTTTCCAGCAGATCATCTCACCTAGTAAAGCGCTTGAGAAATTACTAGAGACAAACCTTCAAAAAGGGGATCATATACAAAAAGTAGAGCTTGGCCACTATAGCCTTGTAGGTGAAGGAGAAGTTCAGGTTTATACACCTACGTGGTTCATAGAAACCAAGGACGGACAGTATTTAGTTAATGCAACTGACAGTTCCATTCAAGTTTTGACGGAAAAGGCAGAGTAG
- a CDS encoding YycH family regulatory protein yields the protein MNWLKWITHAKEVITFFKKNYEHIKSIALTFLIGLSLVLTWSLWTFKPSYPSLEGARIVKKQEVDVEASVKQLVYPTQVIYHSGDELYGLEANNLIKEFHTGLNETKFTFDTGSKNNQPFEPDEKFLRDNKYVEIIFPVGMSQDIYKEVFSIESEIQATKPQNVDRIFLYQDKMTDSIEGYLVSYQYKKMQKIRATNNQLNPLIRDMDKWVDTGNLIPYIHYDIEGDGKEGQAEILRRFYFPKDSLSLTRYTYFSKATGEDTYEMYKKALFKDPLAVKTASDKNQITYADGTAAMVVNELQNRFTFTNFAGNRNPNTTPNISPLYQSLDYINTHAGWGNPYILSNLSTYSANFWLFAENLPVLDPEMQMNLVWYENELKEYQRSLVQLQLDQKSYLSQKVTLQSGLEVKRELEEKEYNENYVQDVRIGLTMRKQKEPHVYKLEPQWFINYDAKGWQPLFSQTGKEGF from the coding sequence ATGAACTGGTTAAAGTGGATTACACATGCAAAAGAAGTGATCACTTTTTTCAAAAAGAATTATGAACATATCAAGTCGATCGCGCTCACTTTCTTGATCGGATTGAGTCTTGTTCTTACATGGAGCTTATGGACATTCAAACCGAGCTATCCATCGCTAGAGGGAGCTCGTATCGTTAAGAAGCAGGAAGTAGATGTTGAAGCTAGCGTGAAACAACTCGTTTATCCTACACAGGTAATCTACCATAGTGGAGATGAGTTATATGGACTTGAAGCGAACAATTTGATTAAAGAGTTTCATACCGGCTTGAATGAAACGAAATTCACATTTGATACAGGCTCTAAAAATAATCAGCCTTTTGAGCCCGATGAAAAGTTTTTAAGAGATAACAAGTATGTGGAGATTATTTTCCCAGTAGGAATGAGTCAGGATATTTACAAAGAAGTCTTCTCCATTGAATCCGAGATCCAAGCCACTAAACCACAAAACGTGGATCGAATCTTTTTATATCAAGATAAAATGACGGATAGTATTGAGGGGTATCTTGTCTCTTATCAATATAAAAAGATGCAAAAGATTAGGGCAACGAATAATCAGCTAAATCCGCTAATAAGAGATATGGATAAGTGGGTAGATACAGGAAACTTAATTCCTTATATTCATTATGATATTGAGGGTGATGGGAAAGAGGGACAAGCAGAGATCTTAAGAAGATTTTACTTTCCTAAAGATTCTCTCTCTTTAACTCGCTACACGTACTTTTCAAAAGCAACAGGTGAAGATACGTATGAAATGTATAAAAAAGCATTGTTCAAAGACCCGTTAGCCGTAAAAACCGCTTCTGATAAAAATCAGATCACTTATGCTGATGGAACAGCGGCGATGGTTGTGAATGAATTGCAAAATCGTTTCACGTTCACAAACTTTGCAGGGAACCGAAATCCTAATACAACACCAAACATTTCGCCACTCTATCAATCTTTAGACTATATCAATACGCATGCTGGATGGGGTAACCCATATATTCTCTCTAATCTATCCACATATTCAGCAAACTTCTGGCTTTTTGCTGAGAATTTGCCTGTGTTGGATCCTGAGATGCAGATGAACTTGGTGTGGTATGAAAACGAGCTTAAAGAATATCAACGTTCCCTCGTTCAGTTACAACTTGATCAAAAGTCTTATCTCTCACAGAAGGTCACCCTTCAGTCAGGATTAGAGGTAAAAAGAGAGCTTGAAGAAAAAGAGTACAACGAGAACTATGTTCAAGATGTTCGTATTGGACTCACCATGAGAAAGCAAAAGGAACCACATGTCTATAAACTAGAGCCACAATGGTTTATCAACTATGATGCTAAGGGATGGCAACCATTATTTTCACAGACTGGAAAGGAAGGATTCTAA
- the walK gene encoding cell wall metabolism sensor histidine kinase WalK — protein sequence MDKVNFFKSIHVKFVLIYVLLILIAMQVISVYFINNLESDLRQSFSKSLYDRVNLLEFNIEQKLKDKDRYKVKKDETSEPPLTLEEDIQALIDEEFEEKEIQVLDEDGMVLASNKRQLVGQISFNPKIKLALEGTVDDEIMLHEGERVMVLAKPIKIDATSENIGAIYLVASIEGIFKQIARINSILVTGTVIALIITGLLGVFLARTITRPMADMRKQALVMARGDFSRKVQLYGDDEIGQLAMTFNNLTTKLQEATAITESERRKLRSVLTYMTDGVIATDRDGAIILMNDRSEEMLNISRQNALGTPLMELLRLNTEYTWEELYNEYESMLLDFSTDDMHYVVRANFSTIQKDDGPINGLICVLHDVTEQEQIDNERREFVFNVSHELRTPLTTMRSYLEALAEGAWQDENIAPRFLEVTQNETERMIRLVTDLLQLSKMDSKDYRFNFFEIDLVEFLNGIIDRFEMLEKENIELSRSLPKHKINVQLDTDKMTQVLDNIISNAMKYSPEGGTITFNAAVIGRKVKVSISDQGVGIPKNNVSKIFDRFFRVDRARSRDIGGTGLGLAIAKEIVLAHGGDIWAESEWGQGTTIHFTLPLKKVKEGLQQ from the coding sequence ATGGATAAAGTCAATTTTTTTAAATCAATACACGTTAAGTTTGTATTGATTTATGTTTTGCTCATCTTAATAGCCATGCAAGTGATCAGTGTTTATTTTATCAACAACTTAGAATCTGATCTTCGGCAGAGCTTCTCTAAATCACTCTACGATAGAGTGAACTTATTAGAGTTCAACATTGAGCAAAAGTTGAAGGATAAAGATCGATACAAGGTCAAAAAAGATGAAACGAGTGAACCTCCTCTAACGCTTGAAGAAGATATTCAAGCGTTAATTGATGAGGAGTTCGAAGAGAAAGAAATTCAAGTCCTTGACGAAGATGGCATGGTACTTGCGAGTAATAAAAGGCAGTTGGTGGGGCAGATCAGCTTCAACCCGAAGATCAAGCTGGCTCTTGAGGGAACGGTCGATGATGAGATCATGCTTCATGAAGGAGAGCGGGTGATGGTGCTCGCTAAACCGATCAAGATTGATGCTACGAGTGAGAACATAGGTGCCATCTATTTAGTTGCATCCATCGAAGGCATCTTTAAGCAGATTGCACGTATCAATAGCATTCTAGTGACGGGAACCGTTATCGCTCTTATCATTACCGGACTGCTAGGGGTATTTTTGGCGCGTACGATCACGCGTCCTATGGCAGATATGAGAAAGCAAGCTCTTGTAATGGCAAGAGGAGATTTTTCTCGTAAGGTTCAGCTGTATGGAGATGATGAGATCGGTCAGCTTGCTATGACCTTTAACAACTTAACAACAAAGCTGCAAGAAGCAACGGCTATTACAGAGAGTGAGCGTAGAAAGCTGCGTTCCGTTCTTACGTATATGACAGATGGTGTGATCGCCACAGATCGTGACGGAGCGATTATTCTAATGAATGACCGTTCGGAAGAGATGCTGAACATCTCTAGACAGAACGCGTTAGGAACGCCTCTGATGGAGCTATTGCGTTTGAATACGGAATACACATGGGAAGAGCTCTATAACGAATATGAATCCATGTTGCTCGATTTTAGTACGGATGATATGCACTATGTGGTGCGGGCAAACTTCTCCACGATACAAAAAGATGACGGGCCAATCAATGGTCTTATTTGTGTTCTTCATGATGTAACAGAGCAAGAACAGATCGATAACGAGCGACGTGAGTTTGTATTCAATGTTTCACACGAACTAAGAACACCGCTGACAACAATGAGAAGTTATCTTGAGGCGTTAGCTGAAGGGGCGTGGCAAGACGAGAACATCGCTCCACGTTTCTTAGAGGTTACTCAGAATGAGACAGAACGTATGATCAGGCTCGTAACCGATCTCCTTCAATTATCAAAGATGGACAGCAAAGATTATCGATTTAACTTTTTTGAGATTGATCTAGTGGAGTTCTTGAACGGCATCATCGATCGTTTTGAGATGCTTGAAAAGGAAAACATAGAACTTTCCAGATCCCTGCCCAAGCATAAGATCAACGTTCAGTTGGATACGGATAAGATGACACAAGTGCTTGATAATATCATCTCGAACGCGATGAAATATTCTCCTGAAGGTGGAACAATCACCTTTAACGCGGCCGTAATCGGACGTAAGGTGAAGGTAAGTATTTCCGATCAAGGTGTTGGGATTCCGAAGAATAACGTTTCTAAGATCTTTGATCGATTCTTTAGGGTAGACCGTGCTCGTTCTCGAGATATCGGAGGCACAGGCCTAGGTCTTGCGATCGCAAAAGAAATAGTCCTTGCGCATGGCGGAGACATCTGGGCAGAAAGTGAATGGGGCCAAGGAACGACCATCCACTTTACTCTTCCTTTAAAAAAGGTTAAGGAGGGGCTGCAACAATGA
- a CDS encoding glycerol-3-phosphate acyltransferase, which yields MIIQMEFEWALYLIASYLVGCIMTGFLVAKLIKGVDLRLLGSGNIGARNAGRVLGPSGFVLTLAGDILKAAAVVWAGIQFQFPPYIQLLGFLAVIIGHLYPIFLRFHGGKGVASFIGGMIVFHPISAVLVAAAFLLFYGIKRSLTVAGLFAFALTPFFYWLFEKQWLETLLLIPISFLVVYVQKEDIKERIKITE from the coding sequence GTGATCATACAGATGGAATTTGAATGGGCGCTGTATTTGATCGCGAGTTACCTTGTTGGCTGCATCATGACAGGGTTTCTTGTAGCAAAGCTTATAAAAGGCGTTGATTTACGTTTGTTGGGCAGCGGAAATATTGGAGCGCGTAATGCTGGCAGAGTTTTAGGGCCATCAGGATTCGTACTCACGTTAGCTGGCGACATTCTGAAAGCGGCGGCAGTCGTTTGGGCAGGGATACAATTTCAATTTCCACCATATATACAGCTACTTGGTTTTTTAGCCGTGATTATAGGACATCTCTATCCGATTTTTCTTCGTTTTCATGGCGGGAAGGGCGTAGCTTCCTTTATCGGGGGGATGATTGTATTTCATCCTATATCGGCCGTACTTGTAGCAGCGGCGTTTTTACTCTTTTATGGAATTAAAAGAAGTTTAACCGTAGCGGGACTTTTTGCTTTTGCCCTAACACCTTTCTTCTACTGGCTGTTTGAAAAGCAATGGCTAGAGACGCTGCTTCTGATTCCGATCAGCTTCCTTGTTGTGTATGTTCAAAAAGAAGATATAAAAGAACGCATCAAAATAACGGAATAG
- a CDS encoding MBL fold metallo-hydrolase, translated as MSLKFSVLASGSSGNAVYVETEQTRLLVDAGLSAKQIQILFEKAACGEVADIDGILVTHEHSDHIKGLGVLARKFKLPIYANKNTWNAMNGLIGEVATEQKFEFEMESVKTFNDLEVESFGVSHDAAEPMFYVFHHNGRKLALMTDTGYVSDRMKGIIRDSHSLVIESNHDINMLMMGRYPWNIKRRILGDHGHISNEDCGHALADVIGDGTKHIYLAHLSKDNNMKDIARLAVEQTLKTYDISAGDQVILHDTDASQPTKLALV; from the coding sequence ATGAGTTTGAAATTTAGCGTTCTTGCAAGCGGCAGTTCGGGCAACGCCGTTTACGTTGAGACCGAACAAACACGCTTGCTCGTAGATGCTGGCTTAAGTGCCAAACAGATTCAGATTTTATTTGAAAAAGCAGCATGTGGTGAGGTTGCGGACATTGACGGAATCCTCGTCACGCATGAACATAGCGATCATATAAAAGGACTCGGTGTGCTGGCTCGGAAATTTAAGCTGCCGATCTATGCGAACAAAAACACGTGGAATGCCATGAACGGTTTGATTGGTGAAGTGGCGACCGAGCAAAAGTTTGAGTTTGAGATGGAAAGTGTGAAAACGTTCAACGATCTAGAAGTTGAATCCTTTGGCGTGTCACATGATGCTGCGGAACCAATGTTCTACGTGTTTCATCATAATGGCCGAAAGCTTGCACTCATGACGGATACGGGCTATGTGAGCGATCGGATGAAAGGAATTATCCGTGACAGCCACTCGCTCGTGATCGAATCGAACCATGACATCAACATGCTCATGATGGGACGATACCCGTGGAACATTAAACGCCGTATCTTAGGTGATCATGGTCATATTTCGAACGAGGATTGTGGACATGCTCTCGCTGATGTAATCGGTGATGGTACAAAACATATCTACCTGGCTCACTTGAGTAAAGATAACAACATGAAGGATATTGCTCGTTTAGCGGTTGAGCAGACGTTAAAAACGTATGATATTTCAGCGGGTGATCAAGTGATTCTGCACGATACAGATGCGAGTCAGCCAACAAAGCTCGCTTTAGTATAA
- a CDS encoding peptidoglycan DD-metalloendopeptidase family protein codes for MNSRKTTERFIKYIALPFVAVILIVSAFTLNPLNTSASSDDNQLIKTVYHVYVDGKKVGTVRDESVVDETVDQILQQAKGKKSNFAFAVRESIELKPEKMFRPEFDNEEVRENLKEQLTVEVEAYRLVVGGQTVAYVSSKKEAKDTLLKLKLEHLSKAELDDIEKKKAENEKLEVPDLKPGERKVVDIDFSEPVLIQKAQTSISELVTVDDAIASLKEGSLHKKEHMVQKGETVQSILEKYHLTMDQFFTLNPRLMLVPIVRTGQAVTVTEKKPFTEVLVYEATRVQNELPFQVEKQEDSTLEKGQVKTVQKGQVGIEDITYTTRKADNQVLQKEILEKKQVKAPVTEIQKIGTKVIPSKGTGTLSWPAVGGYISSHKGTRWGKQHKGMDIARPSERSILAADNGRVVSAGWDGDYGNKIIIDHNNGMRTIYAHLDSISVSAGAVVQKGSKIGVMGSTGQSTGVHLHFEVYENGVLKDPADYISKN; via the coding sequence GTGAACAGTCGAAAAACCACTGAAAGATTTATTAAATATATCGCACTGCCGTTTGTTGCAGTGATTTTAATAGTGTCAGCATTCACGCTGAATCCATTGAATACATCCGCTAGTAGCGATGATAACCAGTTGATTAAAACGGTGTATCACGTTTATGTAGACGGAAAGAAGGTTGGAACGGTTCGTGATGAAAGTGTTGTCGATGAGACAGTAGACCAAATTCTCCAACAAGCAAAAGGGAAAAAGAGCAACTTTGCTTTTGCGGTGAGAGAATCTATCGAGCTTAAGCCTGAAAAGATGTTCAGACCAGAGTTTGATAATGAGGAAGTAAGAGAGAACTTGAAGGAGCAGCTAACGGTTGAAGTTGAAGCTTATCGCTTAGTCGTTGGCGGACAAACTGTTGCTTATGTTTCTAGCAAAAAAGAAGCGAAGGATACGTTGCTGAAGTTAAAGCTAGAACATCTTTCAAAGGCCGAGCTCGATGACATTGAAAAAAAGAAAGCTGAGAACGAAAAGCTTGAAGTACCGGACTTAAAGCCGGGAGAACGTAAAGTGGTAGATATCGACTTTTCAGAGCCAGTTCTTATTCAAAAAGCCCAAACATCTATTAGTGAGCTCGTTACGGTAGATGATGCCATTGCTTCTTTAAAAGAAGGCAGTCTGCACAAAAAAGAGCATATGGTTCAAAAAGGAGAAACGGTTCAGTCTATTCTAGAAAAATATCACTTAACGATGGACCAGTTCTTCACGTTAAACCCAAGGCTTATGTTAGTACCCATTGTTCGTACAGGACAAGCAGTAACGGTTACAGAGAAAAAGCCTTTTACCGAAGTCCTTGTGTATGAAGCAACACGTGTTCAAAACGAACTTCCTTTCCAGGTTGAGAAACAAGAAGACAGTACGTTGGAAAAAGGACAGGTCAAAACGGTTCAAAAAGGACAAGTTGGCATAGAAGACATTACGTATACAACGAGAAAAGCTGATAACCAAGTGCTTCAAAAAGAGATTTTAGAGAAGAAGCAAGTGAAGGCACCGGTTACAGAAATTCAAAAGATTGGTACGAAAGTGATTCCTTCTAAAGGAACGGGCACTCTTTCATGGCCTGCTGTAGGTGGATACATTTCCAGCCATAAAGGCACGCGTTGGGGTAAACAGCATAAAGGGATGGATATTGCTCGACCTTCAGAACGATCGATCCTAGCAGCTGATAACGGTAGAGTTGTTTCTGCAGGATGGGATGGTGATTATGGAAACAAGATCATCATCGATCACAATAACGGCATGAGAACCATTTATGCGCATCTTGATTCTATTTCTGTTTCAGCAGGTGCTGTGGTGCAGAAGGGGTCTAAGATCGGTGTGATGGGTTCAACGGGTCAATCGACTGGTGTTCATTTGCATTTTGAAGTGTATGAGAATGGTGTTCTTAAAGATCCAGCTGATTATATAAGTAAAAATTAA